The genomic stretch GCTGCCCATGCTTTTCGGTTCGCTCGGTCACTTCGAAGACCAATCGCACCGGCCCCACATCTTTGACCTCGCGCGTGATGCTGCCGCGCCAGACGGTCTTGCCTGGGCGCGGAGAATGGACGACGCCATGGGCCTTGGCCGTCTCAAGCCAGCCGGTGACGCTTTCCCTGCGCAGGTTGTGCTTGATGATGAAGTCGGCTTCCGGGTCGCGCCGGTACAGACCGATGGCCTCGGCGCTATCAAAGGCGCAGTCGAGGACGTTGAGGAGTCTGGTTTCGGTGAGCTTTTTCGCCCGCTTCTGGACTTCCTTGAGAAAGTCGACGCCGCCTTCGCAAAGGGCGTGTGCGCTTCCGGTGCGCAGCTGCGAGGCGAGCATGAAGCCGCCCTCGAGGAATCCGCACACAAGCTGATACCCCAGGACGTTGTTGTGCGCGAAAGCGACGCCTTCGCGCTTGGGGGCGTCCGAGCAGTCCAGGATGGTGGGGTCCACGTCGACCCGAACCCATTTGCGATTGTCGCGTTCGATGATGCGGGGTTTGAAGTCGAGTTTCTTCCACAGCCGCAGGGAGCAGCCCGGCAGGGCGTCGAGCAAACGCCGGTCCTCGCTCATTTGCTGAAAACGCTGCCTGAGCGAGGCCTCGGAGGGGACTTGCCGCAACCCCAGGGACCGGGCGAAAAACTCATCTTTGCGAAAGGGCCGGATATGGTCGAAGTCGGTCCTGCCGAGCGTGAGCAGCCCGCACATGGTGCGCAAGATGTCGCGTTCCTTGATGGGCTTGGCCATGGATTCTCTGTGCAGGCATGTTTCATCGATCGCCGCGATCCTGAGCATCTCGCCGATGGAAATAAGGCCGGCGTGCCCCACCAACGGTTCATCGGTAAGTTTCAAGGACATTTTGGCCATGCTGCGCACCTCTCGGGTGAAATATTCTCAGCCGATGTTGTCTTTCGCAACATACCAGAAATCCAGGGGAAAGAAAAGTTGTCAATGCTATGCTAATGTTGTAAACATTGATGCTGTTCACGGATTAAGGTTCATAATAATAAAAACCGCGCCCGGTAAACGGGCGCGGAATAGTTAGAAGTCGTAATTAACACCCAGCTTCATACTTCTGCCGGGCATGGTATAATCATCTACGCAATCGTATTTCTTATTCAACAAATTTTGCACATCAATATATGTGCTGATGTTGGCTCCTGGTTTAAATGTCAGACGAGTACCAAACACCGTATACCCGGACATCGTTTTGTAAGTTGACGGTGTCGTTTTAAAACTCTGAATTTTCTGATCACCAACATAAACCATATTCAGGTCATGGGTTAATTGTTTACCAATGTGGGTTGTTAGTCCAGCTGTGAGACTCATCTCAGATATGTACAGCGGAGTGTTGGTTCCTCTGGCATTGGTCAGTGCATCATCCATGTTCTTACGATCAAGATAATAGATTCCATTCAGGTATGGCTGAAAAACTATCTTGGTCTTATTGTATGTCACATCATGCGACGAACGAAGATACCCCTCAAACGCCGTCAGGTTGATGCCCTTGATATTTTCATAGGTATAATTGGGAAAGCTACCTGTGGTAACAATAGAGTTCTTGCTCTGTGTATGAAACAGCGTTGCTCCTGCTGTCATATCCCCCAAATAGAAATCGGTCCCTATTTCTGCAGTGGTGGCAGTTTCTGCCTTAAGGTTTGGATTACCTGAATAGGTAGCACCCCAACTCGTGGTATACGATCCTGCCAACTCTTCAGCAGACGGAGCACGAAATCCGGTACCCACTGCAGTGCGAAAGCTCAACCACTCTGCGGCATCATAGACCGCACCACCTCGCCAACTCAGATTGGTGAACTTACGGCTACCTTCTGCAACCGTAATGGAGGGGGTTTCTTTCATTTTCATGTTGTAGTCGTCAAAACGACCGCCAAGATAAAAGAGAAAATCACCAGCAGTGATGCGTTGCTCAGCCAATAGAGCATAATTATTATACTCAGTATTAGGTCCCCAAACGCTCTTACGCTGTTCCTCCTTGATCCTGTCGTACTCTACACCCAACAACAGGTTGCCAAAGCTACCCGTCTCTAAGTCCGCCCCGGTTCGAAGCCCACCGGTAGTAGTATCGATCTCCGTTGCATGATCATTCCAGACATACGCATGTTTGACGGCATACCCTTTAGCATACCAACCTAGAGGGGCATCTCCTCGATCAGTGGTCCAGTCAAAGGCCATACGCTTGTATGTGCTTTTGCTATTGTCGGTTGCACTAGGATACCGACCGGAGCCAGGCGAACCTTTGTCACTATGATTATAAATACCAGCCATATGAAGGTCATTCGCTGCATCTTTCCTATACGTTAGGCTGGCGGAAAGCCCTCTGTCGGTCATTTGGGAGTTTTCAATCTCTTCTCCACCTCCCGTAACATAGCTCCCTTGTCGTTCTCCATGTCCGGCAACAGAGTAGCCGGTGTCATTCTCTGTTGCACCGGAGGCGTTCGCCTTCACCCTATATTGACCGAAGGAGCCAGCCTCGGCACCGATGTTACCGGACACATCTCCTTTGCCTCTACGTGTGATGATGTTGATAACACCACCCATGGCAGAGCCACCATAGATTACAGACCCCGGTCCACGAACGATTTCGATACGATCCACATTATCCACCGGAAGCACGCTGACACGCCCAGTTCCAGCTCGCATGCCGTCTATAAGGATCAATGTTTTACTCTTTAGATCCGTACCGGCCATACTGTTACTTCTAAATCCACGAAGCCCCACAGAAGAGTAATCTGCCCCATACTTGTGAAAGTGTCCGGGAACAAACTTTGCCAGAACGTCTGAAACATCCTTGGCGTCAGTGTTTTTGATTTCTTCCGATGTGACAATCTGGACATGAACCGGAACCTCTTTGCTCGGGGTAGGAACAGAGGTTGCAGTGACCACCACTTCGGGAAGAACTCCCGAAGATGGATCAACTCTGGACTCGGCGGCCCAGGCAGTTGGGATGAATAAACAAAATGCCAGCAGCAGAGCTACGACACTCATAATAAAACCTCCTGTTGTAGCGTTACAGGAGGCTTCGAGGGGGGAAATAGGGAATAGAGCACCAGCCAGCACAGCGTGCACGGCGGATCGTGATCCCAGGCTTTGCCTCGAAGCCTACAAAATCCACCTTAAGGGCTGGTCTCCCGGCTCGAGGATCGACCTACTCACCGCGCCTTCCCAGGATATCCCCAGTGGCATTATGCGGTTTTCGTCCCCTCTCACGGTTGCGGGCCAGCGTCGGTTTCTCACCGAACTTCCCAATTATCCCTGCTGAGCAGGGACCCGAAAGGTAACTATAGTTAACCATGGACTCGAACATATGAATGTATTAGAGCCCAACAAAGCAGAACACTTATTCAATAATTCAACTGACTGTCAAGCCATTTGACTCTACTATGCTGAAGTACTTCTTGTTTTCGTCGATCATACTCCACCTGTCACTTGGTGCCTTTATCGGTTTTTCATCCACAAAAGCCGAAGTTCGCTCAACGACATGGAGTACCTATGAGGTAACGCTTCTAGGCACTTCCGGAATGGGAGGGACAGGGATTGCCAATGCCGAAAAGACAAGCAAAGGGCTCATAACTTCTCCAAAACCGCGCAACAAACATAGTGCACTCAAAGAAAAAGCCTCAAAACAAAACACTGGAGAATCCAATCAATCCAAAAGAAAGTCTCCGGACAATATTTCTTTGCATGCAGGATCAACAATCAGCCAAACCGATGCCCTTCAAAAATGGACAGATAATGGAAACAGCATGACCGCAGAAAGAGGCCTCACTGAGAGTGATCCCAATGGGATACCTCACGGACAAGGAGGATTTGGTCATGGACATAAAAGAGACGGGATAGGTAAAACGAATACAATTCCCGTGGCGATCCATCAAGTACGCCCAGAGTATCCACGTCGCGCCCGACAGCGCAGTATTACCGGTAAAGTCGTTATTTCTTGCATCGTCAACATCGACGGATCTGTAGCGGACCCAATTATTATTAAATCGTCGCCCGAAGGTATTTTCGACAAGTGCGCATGTACCGCCTTGAAGCATTGGAAATTTCGCCCAGCCCTCCACCAAGGCCGTCCGATATCGAGCCGGATAACCATCCCCTTTCGGTTTGAACTCAATTAGCATTCCCCCTTGCCCTATCCACTGCCTTGCGATAGTTTTTATTCATCACGATGTCCTTCAGGTGGCCGCCAAGGCCATAACAGGGAATCCGGTGCGAATCCGGAGCGGTCCCGCCGCTGTAATCCTCACTTGAAGTTCTGACTCCAACTAGCCACTGCCGCAAGGCGGGAAGGCGGAGCAGACGAGGAAAGCCAGAAGACCTACCTGAAGCGTTTCTTGCCGAATGCGATCCGCGGAGATTGCACACGGACATGAACGGACTCACTCTCCAACTGTTGCCAGGTTTTCAGTGGTTCTGCTGCTGAGTTCACTATTGGCAACCGAGCAAACAGTTTCAGCTTCAGGCCATTGGCCTGCACTGGAAACCATCCGCACTCTGCTGTTTGCAAGAGATTCTTATGCCTATTCAAATTCAAAAACGTGATGGATGCATCGAAACGTGGTCAACCAAACGTATTGGTAACGCCATTTTCAAAGCCCTCAAAGGCAGCGGCATCAAGGACCCGCTTTTAGCTGACCGCCTGGCCGGAAAAGTTGAGAAGAAGCTCGCAGACATCGATGTCCCTGAGCAGGAACAAGTCCAAGACACGGTGCAACAGGTTCTCATGGAGGCCCGGTTGTACAAAGTCGCAGAACGCTACATCATCTACCGCGAGAAACGCAGGGAACTGAGATCTCAAAACGATGCCTATCTGGACATCTCAGGAATAACTGAAAGCTACCTCGATAACATCGACTGGCGCGTCAGCGAAAACTCCAACATGGTTCACTCCTATCAGGGATTGATCCTGCATATGGCTGGATCAGTCCAAGCTCGATACATGCTGGAAAAGTATCCGGAGGAAGTGCGAATGGCCCATAATCACGGCTACTTCCACATCCACGATCTTTCCTTCGGTCTGGCAGGCTATTGCTCCGGCTGGAGCCTGCGCGACCTTCTGTTGGAAGGATTTAATTTGCGCGACAGGTGCTCCTCCACTCCGGCCAAGCACTTTGACGCGGCCTGCGGCCAGATCGTTAATTTCCTCGGAACCCTCCAAAATGAATGGGCAGGCGCTCAGGCATTTAACAATGTCGACACCTATCTGGCCCCATTCATCAGGTACGACAGCCTCGACTATGCCAGCGTAAAACAACAGATTCAGAAATTGCTCCACAACCTCAATGCCACGTCACGTTGGGGAGGGCAAAGTCCATTCACCAACTTCACCTTCGATGTCGTGCCTCCGGCCCATATCGCCAAGGAGGCTGTCATTATTGGCGGTCAATTGCAGGACTCCACTTATGGCGAATACGGGGAAGAGATGGCCATGATCAATCGGGCTTTCCTCGAAGTAATGCTCGAAGGCGATGCTGACGGACGCATTTTCTCCTTCCCCATCCCCACGTACAACGTGACCGAAGACTTCCCCTGGGAATCCGAAGAAGGGAAGCTGCTGCTCAAAATGACTGCAAAATACGGTGCCCCCTACTTCCAGAACTTCATCAACTCGGACCTCAACCCTGAGGATGTTCGCTCCATGTGCTGCCGTTTGCAGATGGACCTGCGTGAGATTCGTAAAAAGACTGGAGGGCTGTTTGGAGCAGGCGATCTGACTGGATCTATCGGCGTCGTTACCCTGAACCTGTCCAAACTTGCATACCTTGCTCATAATGAAGAAGACTTCTTTGACCTGATAACCGAGTATGCCCAACTGGCAAGCGAGTCTCTGGAATACAAACGAAAAATAGTTGAAAAAAACCTGAGTGCTGGGATGTTTCCCTTCTCTCGCCGGTACTTGAAGAACGGCTTCAAGGGCCACTTCTCAACTATCGGCCTCATCGGCGGACATGAAGCATGCATGAACCTGCTGGGCAAGGGAGTGGACACACCATCCGGCTCACGCCTCATGCAACAAACGCTCAACCTCTTGCGTCGATTGGTTGTGCAATTCCAGGAAGAAACCGGCAATCTCTACAATCTTGAAGCCACACCGGGCGAAGGCACATGCTATCGCCTGGCAAAGATCGATAGAGAGCTTTACTCTGACATATGAGACCTCTGCACGGCAAATCCCACACTTTTACTCTTTAACTATTTGATTTATTATGCTATTATTTCTCCATCCAAAGGAGGAAGGCATGGCTATTCGGCAGAAAGGACCTCGGTTGGGTGATTACTTCCTGGGGCACCGCAGAACCAAGACCACATTTCTGGATGAGATCAACGAACTCATCGACTGGCAGCCCATCAACGCCTTTCTGTGCAAGAAGATCAGGCGCAAGGCCAACGCCGTGGGCAATCCCGCCTATCCGCCTCTGGCGATGTTCAAGATTCTGCTCTTGCAGCGTTGGTACAACCTGAGTGATCCGGGCGTGGAGCAGGCGCTGCTCGACCGGCTCTCCTTTGTCAGATTTACCGGTTTTTCCATCGAGGACGACGTGCCGGACGAGACCACCATATGCCGTTTCCGTAACGGTTTGATCCGCCTGAAGGTGCTGGACTCCTTGCTCGACATGCTTAACCGCCAGCTTGAAGGACAAGGGCTTCTTGTCCGTGAGGGAGCCGTGGTGGACGCCTCGGTAGTCGAGTCGCAGCGGCGGCCGCGCAAGGTTATCGACGTGATGCCTGAGGACCGTTCCGAGGACGCCGAAGAACAGGATGGGCCGGTGGACTGCCGGGTCAGCTATTCGGATGACGAGGAGGCGGCCTGGCTCCGCAAGAGAAATCGGGCCTATTACGGCTACAAGCTCCATGCCGCGACGGACAGTCGAGACGGGTTTCTGCTCTGTGGTCACATCACTCCCGCGAACCATTCGGACACGGGCGAATTCGAGCGGCTCGTGAATGGCGTCGGCCTTGATCCCGGCGCACGGGTTTATGCGGACAAGGGCTATTGCAGCGGGAAGAACCGGGACATTCTGTTTGATCGCGATTTGGAGGACGGAACCATGGACAAGACGCCTCGTGGCGGCAGGCTGACAGACTTCGAAAAGACCCGCAACCGTGACATCAGCAGCATTCGGCAAATAGTCGAGCGGGCCTTCGGCACACTCAAACGTGGCTACGCATTCTTTCGGTCCCGATACGTGGGTCGTGAGAAGGTGGAGGGAGAGTTCCACATCCTCGCCATGGCGTTCAATTTGAAAAAAGCTGTTCGACTGGCGCGAGCCTGAAGGGAGAGGTGCGTCCAAAATCCGGCATTTCGGCCAGAAATGGCAGGAAAAGGCCGGGAATGAGCCCAAGCTGGGGTGCGGTCAGAACATCAAATTGGGTGCGGAGCGCAAGGCACGGACGCGAAAAGGGGATGCGCAGAGGTCTCTCATGGAGAAGTACCAGGAAATGTTCAACACCGGTCCGGGCGCCTATTCCGCCTACGCCTTTGACTCTGCCATGGCTTACATGCGCGCCGTCAAGACTGCCGGTACCACCGACTTCGACGCTGTGCGCGAAGCACTGCTGAAGACCGAGTTCGTCGGCGCTTCCAAGCTGCTCAAGTACGAAGAGAACGGCGATTCCGGTTCCAACTACACCGTCTACATCATCAAGGACGGCAAGTTCCAGCCTTACTGGAATTCCCTGACCAACAAGAAGTTCATGTAATCACGACCCAGCACGATACAACCGCGGGGGGCTGCCACACGGCATCCCCCCGCATATTGGAACACCATGGAATTTTTCATACAGCAATTGATCAACGGGATCACGCTCGGGGGCGTTTACGCGCTCATTGCCCTTGGCTACACGATGGTCTACGGCATTATCCAGCTCATCAACTTTGCCCACGGTGAATTCTTCGCCGCCGGCGGATACATGGGCGTTATTTTCATTTCCTGGATGGCCGCCCAGGGCTACCATCCATATGTATGTCTGGCCGTCAGCCTGGTTCTGGCCATGATTTACTGCGCACTGCTCGCCATGGCGGTCGAGCGACTTGCCTACCGGCCCCTGCGACAGGCTTCACGCCTCGCCGTGCTTCTTTCCGCGCTCGGCATGTCCATATTTCTGCAGAACGGCCTCATGCTGACACAGGGCGTCTACGACAAGCCCTATCCCACGGAGATCACTTCCGGCGGGCTGGAATTCGGCCTGATTACCATCTCCTACATGCAGATGCTCATTGTCGGCCTGACCGCCGCACTCCTCATCGGACTGAATATTCTGGTCTTCAAGACCCGCATAGGTAAAGCCATGCGCGCCACAGCCCAGGACAAGGTCATGTCCGCTCTGGTCGGCATCAATTCCAACCGGATCATTGCCCTGACCTTTGCCATCGGCGCCGGACTCGCCGCTGCCGCCGGTATCATGGTTGGCCTCTACTACGGATCGGTCAACTACAGCATGGGCTTTGTTCCCGGCATCAAGGCGTTTGCCGCAGCCGTCCTCGGCGGCATCGGCAACATCACCGGGGCCATGATCGGCGGGCTGATCATCGGCATGGTCGAGATTTTCGCCGCGGGTTATCTGTCCAGTGAGTACAAAGACGTATTCGCCTTCATCATTCTTATCGGTGTGCTCTATTTCAAACCCACCGGCATCATGGGAGAGAACGTTGACGATACAAGAGTCTAAAAAACTTTGGATCGCACTGGCCGTCGGTCTTCTCTGGTTCCTGGCCCTGCTCTGGCCGCTGCTCGGCATCAAACCCGAGGGGCTGGAGTTTGCCAAGACATTCGACATCTTCCTGAAGTTTGCCGTGGCAGGTATCTGCATCATGGCCGTGTACCAGATCCAACAGGCCGGAAAGCTCGATTCCGTTGGCACTCCCATCAGGTCAGTGGCCGAGTACATCCAGACGATCTACGCAAAAACACCCACCTGGATCATGCTGGGTGCGCTTTTGACGGCGGCGATCATTTTCCCGTTGGTAACAGGACGCTACGCCCATGACGTTGCCAGCTCGGTTCTTGTCTACATCTGTCTTGGTCTTGGACTGAACATCGTTGTCGGTCTGGCCGGTCTGCTCGACCTGGGGTACATCGCCTTCTATGGTGTGGGCGCGTATACCTATGCACTGCTCAATGTAAATTATGACATGCCCTTCTGGCTGTGCATGCCCATTGCAGGTGGCTTTGCCGCCATTGCCGGTTGCATCATCGGCTACCCCACACTGCGTATGCGCGGTGACTACCTCGCCATCGTCACCCTCGGGTTCGGTGAAATCGTCCGGCTCATCCTCAACAACTGGATGGAGCTGACCAATGGGCCCAACGGTGTTCTGGGTATCAGCAAGCCCAGCATCTGGTGGTTTGATTTCGGCGACTTCACTTTTGAAACGCTGATGCTCAAAAAGCTCTGGATGCTTTACTATGTCATCCTTGCCATTGCCGTGTTCACCATCCTGTGCGTCTATCGACTCAATTACTCACGCATCGGACGGGCATGGGAAGCCATTCGCGAAGACGAAACAGCGGCCGAACTCATGGGTGTGAATACCTTTTTGCTCAAGCTGCTGGCCTATGCTTCGGGCGCGGTCTTCGCCGGTTTCGCCGGAGCCTACTTTGCCGCACGAATGCGATTTGTCGGGCCGGAATCATTTACATTCCTTGAGTCAGCCATGGTGCTGGCCATGGTCGTTCTCGGAGGCATGGGGTCCATCCCCGGGGTCATACTCGGCGTACTGGCTCTGGTTGCCCTACCCGAGGCGTTCCGAGACTTCGAGCTATACCGAATGTTCATTTTCGGCGGATCAATGACGCTGATGATGCTCATCCGGCCCAAGGGAATCTGGCCTGCCAAGCGTATGGGTAAACGGTCGGAAGAAATGGATTAGCGCTGAATGTTGGGAGGTCCGTGATTGAAGATGCTCATCGCATCTTCAGGGAGCGGCATGGACCATACTGAGAACACAACGGGACCGGCCCACAACAGAAAGCCGGTCACCACAGGGGTTCGGGAGTTATTCGTTCCGAACCGCGATAACACGATTTGAGAGCACATGGTTTCTCCTCCCGGAGGAACTGTCGGAGGCATACATGGCTGAACAGAAGCCCATATTGGAAATGAAGAACGTGGTTTCGGCCTATGGTCGAATCAAGGCATTGAAGGGAATATCGCTCAAGGTCTACAAAGGTGAGATCGTGACCATCATCGGTGCCAATGGTGCCGGTAAATCCACCACATTGATGACCATGTGCAACGTGGTGCAGGCGGTCGAGGGCGATGTTTTCTACAAGGGCGAACGCATCAACAATGTCAGTTCCGAACAGCTGCCATCCATGGGCCTGTGTCAGGTACCCGAAGGTCGCCGCATTTTCCCCCGTCTGAGCGTTCTCGAGAATCTGGATATGGGTGCCTTTTTCCGAAAGGACAAGGCCGGTATCAAAGAGGATATGGAGCGGGTTTTCGAGCTGTTCCCCAAGCTCAAGGAGCGCCGCAAACAATCGGGCGGCACCCTTTCCGGCGGCGAACAGCAGATGCTCGCCATGGGCCGTGCGCTCATGAGCCGCCCCAAAGTACTGCTCCTCGACGAGCCGTCCATGGGCTTGGCGCCGCTGCTGGTTCAACAGATTTTCAACATCATCAAGATGATCAATGAGCAGGGTGTGACCGTGGTGCTAGTGGAGCAGAACGCGAACCTGGCACTGCAATGCGCCCAACGCGGCTATGTTCTGGAAACCGGCTCGGTGGTCATGGAAGACGACAGCGCCAACCTGTTGAGCAACCCGGACATTCGCAAGGCATATCTTGGTGAATAGTATTTATTTATGAGCACTTAGCTCAATCCTACCGAGAAGAACCACCAAGATTCCTTCTTGACATAAGCCGACCCAACGGGCAAGGCACTCACCATGAATGAAACACTATGGATACTTTTCGCGCTGGTCGACCTGTGCATGGTCCTGGCCGTATATCGCTTTTTCGGACGAGTCGGCCTGTTCGGGCTGATGGTTTTCAACCTGCTCCTGTGCAACATTCAGGTGCTGAAAACCGTGGAACTCTTCGGGTTGACCACGACCCTTGGTAACGTCTTATACGCGAGCGTCTTCCTCGCCACCGACCTGCTCAGTGAATTTTACGGGAAGAAAGAAGCCCAAAAAGGGGTCCTGCTCGGCTTTGTCACCCTGCTGATGATGGTCGGATACATGCAGATCGCCCTGCTGTTCCAGCCTGCTACCGACGACTTTGCACAGCCGCATTTGCAGGCGTTGTTCGGTTTCATGCCGCGCATCGCGCTGGCCAGCATGTTCGCCTATCTTGTCTCGCAGATGCATGATGTATGGGCCTTCCACGCCATCAAGCAGCGCACTGGCGGCAAGATGCTGTGGTTGCGCAACAATGCGTCGACGATGATCAGCCAGTTCCTTGATTCCGCCATCTTCTGCACCATCGCGTTCTGGGGCGTCTTCCCCCTGAACATTTTCATGGAAATCATGCTGTCCACCTACATCATCAAGGTAGCCGTGGCTGCACTGGATACGCCGTTCATCTATCTTGCCAAGCGGTTATTCCGGAAGGACCACCCTGCGGCAAAAGAAGCGTAACGG from Pseudodesulfovibrio profundus encodes the following:
- a CDS encoding ABC transporter ATP-binding protein — encoded protein: MAEQKPILEMKNVVSAYGRIKALKGISLKVYKGEIVTIIGANGAGKSTTLMTMCNVVQAVEGDVFYKGERINNVSSEQLPSMGLCQVPEGRRIFPRLSVLENLDMGAFFRKDKAGIKEDMERVFELFPKLKERRKQSGGTLSGGEQQMLAMGRALMSRPKVLLLDEPSMGLAPLLVQQIFNIIKMINEQGVTVVLVEQNANLALQCAQRGYVLETGSVVMEDDSANLLSNPDIRKAYLGE
- a CDS encoding TonB-dependent receptor plug domain-containing protein, which translates into the protein MSVVALLLAFCLFIPTAWAAESRVDPSSGVLPEVVVTATSVPTPSKEVPVHVQIVTSEEIKNTDAKDVSDVLAKFVPGHFHKYGADYSSVGLRGFRSNSMAGTDLKSKTLILIDGMRAGTGRVSVLPVDNVDRIEIVRGPGSVIYGGSAMGGVINIITRRGKGDVSGNIGAEAGSFGQYRVKANASGATENDTGYSVAGHGERQGSYVTGGGEEIENSQMTDRGLSASLTYRKDAANDLHMAGIYNHSDKGSPGSGRYPSATDNSKSTYKRMAFDWTTDRGDAPLGWYAKGYAVKHAYVWNDHATEIDTTTGGLRTGADLETGSFGNLLLGVEYDRIKEEQRKSVWGPNTEYNNYALLAEQRITAGDFLFYLGGRFDDYNMKMKETPSITVAEGSRKFTNLSWRGGAVYDAAEWLSFRTAVGTGFRAPSAEELAGSYTTSWGATYSGNPNLKAETATTAEIGTDFYLGDMTAGATLFHTQSKNSIVTTGSFPNYTYENIKGINLTAFEGYLRSSHDVTYNKTKIVFQPYLNGIYYLDRKNMDDALTNARGTNTPLYISEMSLTAGLTTHIGKQLTHDLNMVYVGDQKIQSFKTTPSTYKTMSGYTVFGTRLTFKPGANISTYIDVQNLLNKKYDCVDDYTMPGRSMKLGVNYDF
- a CDS encoding queuosine precursor transporter, which encodes MNETLWILFALVDLCMVLAVYRFFGRVGLFGLMVFNLLLCNIQVLKTVELFGLTTTLGNVLYASVFLATDLLSEFYGKKEAQKGVLLGFVTLLMMVGYMQIALLFQPATDDFAQPHLQALFGFMPRIALASMFAYLVSQMHDVWAFHAIKQRTGGKMLWLRNNASTMISQFLDSAIFCTIAFWGVFPLNIFMEIMLSTYIIKVAVAALDTPFIYLAKRLFRKDHPAAKEA
- a CDS encoding ribonucleoside triphosphate reductase, translated to MPIQIQKRDGCIETWSTKRIGNAIFKALKGSGIKDPLLADRLAGKVEKKLADIDVPEQEQVQDTVQQVLMEARLYKVAERYIIYREKRRELRSQNDAYLDISGITESYLDNIDWRVSENSNMVHSYQGLILHMAGSVQARYMLEKYPEEVRMAHNHGYFHIHDLSFGLAGYCSGWSLRDLLLEGFNLRDRCSSTPAKHFDAACGQIVNFLGTLQNEWAGAQAFNNVDTYLAPFIRYDSLDYASVKQQIQKLLHNLNATSRWGGQSPFTNFTFDVVPPAHIAKEAVIIGGQLQDSTYGEYGEEMAMINRAFLEVMLEGDADGRIFSFPIPTYNVTEDFPWESEEGKLLLKMTAKYGAPYFQNFINSDLNPEDVRSMCCRLQMDLREIRKKTGGLFGAGDLTGSIGVVTLNLSKLAYLAHNEEDFFDLITEYAQLASESLEYKRKIVEKNLSAGMFPFSRRYLKNGFKGHFSTIGLIGGHEACMNLLGKGVDTPSGSRLMQQTLNLLRRLVVQFQEETGNLYNLEATPGEGTCYRLAKIDRELYSDI
- the livM gene encoding high-affinity branched-chain amino acid ABC transporter permease LivM — protein: MTIQESKKLWIALAVGLLWFLALLWPLLGIKPEGLEFAKTFDIFLKFAVAGICIMAVYQIQQAGKLDSVGTPIRSVAEYIQTIYAKTPTWIMLGALLTAAIIFPLVTGRYAHDVASSVLVYICLGLGLNIVVGLAGLLDLGYIAFYGVGAYTYALLNVNYDMPFWLCMPIAGGFAAIAGCIIGYPTLRMRGDYLAIVTLGFGEIVRLILNNWMELTNGPNGVLGISKPSIWWFDFGDFTFETLMLKKLWMLYYVILAIAVFTILCVYRLNYSRIGRAWEAIREDETAAELMGVNTFLLKLLAYASGAVFAGFAGAYFAARMRFVGPESFTFLESAMVLAMVVLGGMGSIPGVILGVLALVALPEAFRDFELYRMFIFGGSMTLMMLIRPKGIWPAKRMGKRSEEMD
- a CDS encoding ABC transporter substrate-binding protein, which produces MEKYQEMFNTGPGAYSAYAFDSAMAYMRAVKTAGTTDFDAVREALLKTEFVGASKLLKYEENGDSGSNYTVYIIKDGKFQPYWNSLTNKKFM
- a CDS encoding IS1380 family transposase; this translates as MAKMSLKLTDEPLVGHAGLISIGEMLRIAAIDETCLHRESMAKPIKERDILRTMCGLLTLGRTDFDHIRPFRKDEFFARSLGLRQVPSEASLRQRFQQMSEDRRLLDALPGCSLRLWKKLDFKPRIIERDNRKWVRVDVDPTILDCSDAPKREGVAFAHNNVLGYQLVCGFLEGGFMLASQLRTGSAHALCEGGVDFLKEVQKRAKKLTETRLLNVLDCAFDSAEAIGLYRRDPEADFIIKHNLRRESVTGWLETAKAHGVVHSPRPGKTVWRGSITREVKDVGPVRLVFEVTERTEKHGQLLLSPEITVFSVWTNLDLPEKDVLRLYRDRGTCEQYFAELKSELDLERPPSGKFTANELFYQVGMLAYNMLRMMGDWLLRADGLGLKKANRRRLRTVMRGVMHMCGRMVKHARRQWLNVVGGRGWGEALMAMHARLCSV
- a CDS encoding energy transducer TonB, coding for MLKYFLFSSIILHLSLGAFIGFSSTKAEVRSTTWSTYEVTLLGTSGMGGTGIANAEKTSKGLITSPKPRNKHSALKEKASKQNTGESNQSKRKSPDNISLHAGSTISQTDALQKWTDNGNSMTAERGLTESDPNGIPHGQGGFGHGHKRDGIGKTNTIPVAIHQVRPEYPRRARQRSITGKVVISCIVNIDGSVADPIIIKSSPEGIFDKCACTALKHWKFRPALHQGRPISSRITIPFRFELN
- a CDS encoding branched-chain amino acid ABC transporter permease, encoding MEFFIQQLINGITLGGVYALIALGYTMVYGIIQLINFAHGEFFAAGGYMGVIFISWMAAQGYHPYVCLAVSLVLAMIYCALLAMAVERLAYRPLRQASRLAVLLSALGMSIFLQNGLMLTQGVYDKPYPTEITSGGLEFGLITISYMQMLIVGLTAALLIGLNILVFKTRIGKAMRATAQDKVMSALVGINSNRIIALTFAIGAGLAAAAGIMVGLYYGSVNYSMGFVPGIKAFAAAVLGGIGNITGAMIGGLIIGMVEIFAAGYLSSEYKDVFAFIILIGVLYFKPTGIMGENVDDTRV
- a CDS encoding IS5 family transposase, with the protein product MLLFLHPKEEGMAIRQKGPRLGDYFLGHRRTKTTFLDEINELIDWQPINAFLCKKIRRKANAVGNPAYPPLAMFKILLLQRWYNLSDPGVEQALLDRLSFVRFTGFSIEDDVPDETTICRFRNGLIRLKVLDSLLDMLNRQLEGQGLLVREGAVVDASVVESQRRPRKVIDVMPEDRSEDAEEQDGPVDCRVSYSDDEEAAWLRKRNRAYYGYKLHAATDSRDGFLLCGHITPANHSDTGEFERLVNGVGLDPGARVYADKGYCSGKNRDILFDRDLEDGTMDKTPRGGRLTDFEKTRNRDISSIRQIVERAFGTLKRGYAFFRSRYVGREKVEGEFHILAMAFNLKKAVRLARA